Proteins encoded by one window of Chromobacterium violaceum ATCC 12472:
- a CDS encoding STAS domain-containing protein → MALSIIAGHEQTIYQAAQWRAELDAALRSGEDILLDLSAIEEIDCAGAQVLLWLQREGARLERRVELLSPSRALGAFLLLMGMEDELAFTRGGGGDGS, encoded by the coding sequence ATGGCGCTTTCCATCATCGCCGGCCACGAGCAGACCATCTACCAGGCCGCCCAATGGCGGGCCGAGCTGGACGCCGCCCTGCGAAGCGGCGAGGACATTCTGCTGGACTTGTCCGCGATCGAGGAGATCGACTGCGCCGGCGCCCAGGTGCTGCTGTGGCTGCAGCGGGAAGGCGCCAGGCTGGAGAGGCGGGTTGAGTTGCTGTCTCCCAGCCGCGCGCTGGGAGCGTTCCTGCTGCTGATGGGCATGGAAGACGAACTGGCATTCACGCGCGGCGGGGGCGGCGATGGATCTTGA
- a CDS encoding response regulator: protein MGKTILIVDDSTTLRQVVRMTLAGAGYEVLEAGNGKEALDILDGRKIHLIISDVNMPQMDGLALLKNIKQLPHYKFTPVIMLTTESAEDKKREGKEAGAKAWVVKPFQPPVLLTAVSKLILP from the coding sequence ATGGGCAAAACCATATTGATCGTCGACGACTCGACCACCTTGCGACAGGTGGTGCGCATGACGCTGGCCGGCGCCGGCTACGAGGTGCTGGAAGCCGGCAACGGCAAGGAGGCGCTGGACATACTGGACGGCCGCAAGATCCACCTGATCATCTCGGACGTCAACATGCCGCAGATGGACGGCCTCGCCTTGCTGAAGAACATCAAGCAGCTGCCGCACTACAAGTTCACGCCGGTGATCATGCTGACGACGGAGTCGGCGGAGGACAAGAAGCGCGAAGGCAAGGAGGCCGGCGCCAAGGCCTGGGTGGTCAAGCCCTTCCAGCCGCCGGTGCTGCTGACCGCGGTGTCCAAGCTGATCCTGCCCTGA
- a CDS encoding aspartate kinase, translating to MALIVQKYGGTSVGTTERIKNVARRVAKWKAQGHDVVVVVSAMSGETNRLIALAKEIQDYPDPRELDVVVSTGEQVTIGLLAMALKEIGVPAKSYCGWQVKVVTDQAHTKARIQSIDDEAMRGDLKEGRVVIVAGFQGVDEEGSITTLGRGGSDTSAVALAAALKADECQIYTDVDGVYTTDPRVVPEARRLKTVTFEEMIEMASLGSKVLQIRSVEFAGKYKVRLRVLSSFEDEGEGTLITFEEDESMEKAVVAGIAFDRNEARINVKGVPDKPGIAYQILGPIADANIEVDMIIQNVGENGTTDFSFTVPRGEFNRALTILREVQTHIGAAKIDADDKVAKISIVGVGMRSHCGIASTMFRTLAEEGINIQMISTSEIKVSVLVDEKYLELAVRVLHKAFGLDQAA from the coding sequence ATGGCACTCATCGTACAGAAGTACGGCGGCACCTCGGTCGGGACAACCGAGCGCATCAAGAATGTGGCCCGCCGCGTCGCCAAGTGGAAGGCTCAGGGGCATGATGTGGTGGTGGTGGTATCCGCGATGAGCGGCGAAACCAATCGCCTGATCGCTTTGGCCAAGGAGATTCAGGACTATCCCGATCCGCGCGAGCTGGACGTGGTGGTCTCCACCGGCGAACAAGTCACCATCGGCCTGCTGGCGATGGCGTTGAAGGAAATCGGCGTGCCGGCCAAGAGCTATTGCGGCTGGCAGGTGAAAGTGGTGACCGACCAGGCGCATACCAAGGCGCGCATCCAGTCGATAGACGACGAAGCGATGCGCGGCGACCTGAAGGAAGGCCGCGTGGTCATCGTCGCCGGCTTCCAGGGCGTGGACGAGGAGGGCAGCATCACCACGCTGGGCCGCGGCGGCTCCGACACCTCGGCCGTGGCGCTGGCCGCCGCGCTGAAAGCCGACGAGTGCCAGATCTACACCGACGTCGACGGCGTCTACACCACCGATCCGCGCGTGGTGCCCGAGGCGCGCCGCCTGAAGACCGTGACCTTCGAAGAAATGATCGAGATGGCGTCGCTCGGTTCCAAGGTATTGCAGATCCGCTCGGTGGAATTCGCCGGCAAGTACAAGGTACGCTTGCGCGTGCTCTCCAGCTTCGAGGACGAAGGCGAGGGCACCCTGATTACGTTTGAGGAAGATGAAAGCATGGAAAAGGCGGTAGTGGCAGGCATCGCGTTCGATCGCAACGAGGCCCGCATCAATGTCAAGGGAGTGCCGGACAAGCCGGGCATCGCCTACCAGATCCTGGGCCCGATTGCCGACGCCAACATCGAAGTCGACATGATCATCCAGAATGTCGGCGAGAACGGCACCACCGACTTCTCGTTCACGGTGCCGCGCGGCGAGTTCAACCGCGCGCTGACCATCCTGCGCGAAGTACAGACCCATATCGGCGCCGCCAAGATCGACGCCGACGACAAGGTGGCCAAGATCTCCATCGTGGGCGTCGGCATGCGGTCGCACTGCGGCATCGCCTCCACCATGTTCCGCACACTGGCGGAAGAGGGCATCAACATCCAGATGATTTCCACCTCGGAAATCAAGGTGTCGGTGCTGGTGGACGAGAAGTACCTGGAGCTGGCCGTTCGCGTTTTGCATAAGGCTTTCGGCCTGGATCAGGCGGCGTAA
- a CDS encoding TonB-dependent receptor plug domain-containing protein — MHSAPIPLPLKLLPALLLLAALPTLADTPSAESLESVTVTGSRIARSAKEGPTSVTVITGADIEKQGYTNVYDALNNLTQNTGFTQGADFGNTFTPAANAISLRGLGPNHTLTLINGRRMADYPIAYEGQVNFVNLANIPSALIDRIEILNGGASAIYGSDAIAGVVNIILKKKTDGASINVKIGGAEHHGGENARLQLTGGKSWDQLSAIYGLEISQRNPIWSRQRGFMSDSTAQGEAPSPILARRIAGGGYLDAGSACGNFSGMFAGSVSTVGNSQKGYCASGLLKPSYWTIQTANQSQSGFLSLSYLANPHVELFSDAMIGLNHTENNTRGPNWTAAAGQGNYFRNQNTGNYEIWNKRFAPEELGGTSNYNRKWDDLAANLTLGARGELTGSWNYEAAYNASLYTSRATTPMLLSGVNAYFLGPQLGADGSGIPIYAPNLARFYQPLTPAQASGLIGDSNSHNKSWLQVLSLSASGEAFQLPAGPAKLAGLLEWGSQGFSNDPDQRLNQGVFYNANPAIGASGSRSREAAGAELLLPLAKPLNLTLSGRYDRYQITGNNEGKFTYGAGLEYRPIGSLLLRGNYATSFRAPDMSYLFQTQTRGYYSSTTDYWRCAQSGQPLASCQYAGVSPGSNYVSNGNPGLKPESGKSYGFGFVWSPSRDADLSLDYWNITIDDLVTTLSADKLLQDEARCRAGGYDGGSALCRDALSRIVRNPANALVDPGAINTIIVNPINAASERTSGIDLSGKYRLRTARLGDFLFKAAYTKVLTHTYQQFASDPAQNELTDMSNTDWPDKLDFTTTWNIGDWSSTLLLTRYGKIPNGAGTGYLTPTVLANLSVTYQASKKTSIGVIVNNLQDFIKKDYTGGWPYYPVGSYTPYGRQAWLELNHKF; from the coding sequence GTGCATTCCGCGCCCATCCCCCTCCCACTCAAGCTGCTGCCCGCCCTGCTGCTGCTCGCCGCCCTGCCGACCCTGGCCGACACCCCATCCGCCGAATCGCTGGAGAGCGTGACCGTCACCGGCTCGCGCATCGCCCGCTCCGCCAAGGAAGGCCCGACCAGCGTGACGGTAATCACCGGCGCGGACATAGAAAAGCAGGGCTACACCAACGTCTACGACGCGCTGAACAATCTGACGCAGAACACCGGCTTCACCCAAGGCGCCGACTTCGGCAACACCTTCACCCCGGCCGCCAACGCCATCAGCCTGCGCGGCCTCGGCCCCAACCACACGCTGACGCTGATCAACGGCCGCCGGATGGCGGACTACCCCATCGCTTACGAAGGCCAGGTCAATTTCGTCAATCTGGCCAACATCCCGTCGGCGCTGATCGACCGCATCGAGATCCTGAATGGCGGCGCATCCGCCATTTACGGCTCGGACGCCATCGCCGGCGTGGTCAACATCATCCTGAAGAAGAAAACCGACGGCGCCTCGATCAACGTCAAGATCGGCGGCGCCGAGCATCACGGCGGCGAAAACGCGCGGCTGCAGCTGACCGGCGGCAAGAGCTGGGACCAGCTCAGCGCGATCTACGGACTGGAAATCAGCCAGCGCAACCCGATCTGGTCCCGCCAACGCGGCTTCATGTCCGACTCCACCGCCCAGGGCGAAGCGCCGTCTCCCATCCTGGCCCGGCGCATCGCCGGCGGCGGCTATCTGGACGCCGGCAGCGCCTGCGGCAACTTCTCGGGCATGTTCGCCGGCAGCGTCTCCACCGTAGGCAACAGCCAGAAGGGCTACTGCGCCAGCGGACTGCTGAAGCCGTCATACTGGACGATACAGACCGCCAATCAGAGCCAGAGCGGCTTCCTCAGCCTCAGCTATCTGGCCAATCCGCATGTCGAACTGTTCAGCGACGCGATGATTGGACTCAACCACACGGAAAACAACACCCGCGGCCCCAACTGGACCGCCGCCGCCGGCCAAGGCAACTACTTCCGGAACCAGAACACCGGCAATTACGAAATCTGGAACAAGCGCTTCGCCCCCGAAGAGCTGGGCGGGACCAGCAACTACAACCGCAAGTGGGATGATCTCGCCGCCAACCTGACGCTGGGCGCGCGCGGCGAGCTGACGGGCAGCTGGAATTACGAAGCGGCGTACAACGCATCGCTCTACACCAGCCGCGCCACCACGCCGATGCTGCTGTCCGGCGTCAACGCCTACTTTCTCGGCCCGCAGCTGGGCGCCGACGGCAGCGGCATCCCCATCTACGCGCCCAACCTCGCCCGCTTCTATCAGCCGCTGACGCCGGCCCAGGCCTCCGGACTGATCGGCGACAGCAACAGCCACAACAAATCCTGGCTGCAAGTGCTCAGCCTGAGCGCCAGCGGCGAGGCCTTCCAATTGCCGGCCGGCCCCGCCAAATTGGCGGGCCTGCTGGAATGGGGCAGCCAGGGCTTCAGCAACGATCCCGACCAGCGGCTGAATCAGGGCGTGTTCTACAACGCCAACCCCGCCATCGGCGCCAGCGGCTCCCGCTCGCGCGAGGCGGCCGGCGCCGAGTTGCTGCTGCCGCTGGCCAAGCCGCTCAACCTGACGCTGTCCGGCCGCTATGACCGCTACCAGATCACCGGCAACAACGAGGGGAAATTCACCTACGGCGCAGGCCTGGAATACCGCCCCATCGGCAGCCTGCTGCTGCGCGGCAACTACGCCACCAGCTTCCGCGCGCCGGACATGAGCTACCTGTTCCAAACCCAGACCCGCGGCTACTACTCGTCGACCACCGACTACTGGCGCTGCGCGCAATCCGGCCAACCGCTGGCCAGCTGCCAGTACGCCGGCGTCTCGCCCGGCTCCAACTACGTCAGCAACGGCAACCCCGGCCTGAAGCCGGAAAGCGGCAAGTCGTACGGCTTCGGCTTCGTCTGGTCTCCCAGCCGCGACGCCGACCTCTCGCTCGACTACTGGAACATCACGATAGACGATCTGGTCACCACCCTCAGCGCGGACAAGCTGCTGCAGGACGAGGCCCGCTGCCGCGCCGGCGGCTACGACGGCGGCTCGGCGCTGTGCCGCGACGCGCTGTCCCGCATCGTGCGCAATCCGGCCAACGCGCTGGTGGATCCTGGCGCGATCAACACCATCATCGTCAACCCGATCAACGCCGCCAGCGAACGTACCAGCGGCATCGACCTGAGCGGCAAATACCGGTTGCGCACCGCCAGACTGGGCGATTTCCTGTTCAAGGCCGCCTACACCAAGGTGCTGACCCACACCTACCAGCAATTCGCCAGCGATCCGGCCCAGAACGAATTGACCGACATGAGCAACACCGACTGGCCGGACAAGCTGGATTTCACCACCACCTGGAATATCGGCGACTGGTCGTCCACGCTGCTGCTGACCCGCTACGGCAAGATCCCGAACGGCGCCGGCACCGGCTACCTGACGCCGACCGTGCTCGCCAACCTGAGCGTGACCTACCAGGCCAGCAAGAAAACCTCGATAGGCGTGATCGTCAACAACCTGCAGGACTTCATCAAGAAAGACTATACGGGAGGCTGGCCGTACTACCCGGTGGGCAGTTACACGCCCTACGGCCGGCAGGCCTGGCTGGAACTGAACCATAAGTTCTAA